CGAGGGACCGGATGGCCGGCCGCTCACCATCACCCAATCGGGCTCCATCGTGCTCTATGTGGCGCAGAAGAGCGGTAAGTTGTTACCGCGGAGTCCCGCCGCTCATGCGCAATGCATGCAATGGTTCATGCAAGCTGCCAGCGATGTCGCCGGTACAAGCGGAGCCATCTTTCAATTAGAGATGCGTACCCCTGAGAAAAGCACCCTTATCACGGAGTACTTCAAGAAACGCCTGCTGGATTTTTTCGCGCATGCGGACATGAATCTCGCTGGTAAGGAGTTCTTGGCCGGCGAATTCAGCGCCGCCGATGTGATGCTGTACCCCAATTTCGCGGCGCGAAAAGCACTACTCGACGCGGCGGGAGGTTATGAAAATCTCCAAAGATGGGGAGCCACCCTCGCGGCCAGGCCCGCGGTGCAACGCGGAATGAAAGCCGCCGCTTAAGCTCGGTGGCGCCAGAACACGAGGCCCACGCCCAAACACGTAATCGCCATCCCAAGTAAAGAGATGGTTGTGGGCACCACGCCGAAGGCCAGCCATTCTAGGACCACGGCGATGATGGGCGTGAGATACATCAAGCTAGTCACTCGCGTTGCCTGCCCCCGGCGCATGAGCACGTGCAGCGCATTGAATGCCAGCAAAGTCGCGAGCACGACGAGAAACCCTAGCGCGGCCACGAAGGGCCACGACCACTCGATGCGCCCGCCCTCCACCCAATAGCCCAAGGGCGCCACGAACAACAGCGATATGAGCAATTGCACCAGCGATGCGCTACGCAGATCCACGCGCGGCGTGAAGTTGCGCTGGTAGAGCGAACCCGCGGTAATCGCCACCAAGGACACCGTAACGGCGCTTAGGCTGGCGCCCGAGATGGCTTGGATATCGATTTTATGCCACACGACCAAAGCCACTCCACCCAACCCCAATACAATCCCGGCGCGTTGTAGGCGGGTCACGGTTTCGGAGAGTACCGATGCGGACAAGACCGCCGTCAGCAAAGGTTGGGTAGCGAGAATAAGCGCGGTAATGCCGGCGGACAATCCATAATGCTGCGCGCTATGGCTTCCGCCCAGATTGATGGCATGCATGAGTAAACCTCCAACCATTACATGGAACCATTGCCGTGGAGAATCGGGCCATTGAACGCGGCTGCGTAGCACGATGAGCAATAGTAATAAAGCTCCGATGGAGAAGCGCAACGAAAGGAGCATGTAGGGCCCCGTATATTGCAGTGCGGTCTTGGTGGCGATGAATCCCACGCCCCAAACGATAACGAAATACCACGCCAGCAAAGCCGTGGAGAGCCGGCCGTAATCCGAAAACATATAATTTACGAGGAGAAGATTAAGTACGCGGCTCGCGATTCTGCTTGAGCGCATTGGCGCATACGTCGGCGCCATCCCGGGGGATGCTCTTGGAAAATAGCCGCTCGAAGGGCGTGGTAACGATCGAGGTCAACAAGCGCGCCGTGGTACCCGCCACAGCGGCAGCGCTCACCAGGATCTTGGGATCCGTGATTTTGCCGGTGACCGCGATGGGCGTCGCCAGGCTAAAAAATTGTGCTTTCTTGGGGGTGGGCTCTAGCTGCAATGCGAGCGTCTCGGAATCGAAGTCCACGCGCGCCTTGCCTTTCACCCGCATGCGGCTGGTATCGAGCAAGATGGAGTCTTCCGTCAACACGCCATTCTTTAGGTCGAAGCGCCCCACGGCGCAATTGACCTTGGATTCAGACGCAGGGTCCACCGCGGGGATGAGCGCCACGAAGAGGTTCACTGCCCACAAGTCGAATATGCCGGACTTCATATTCTTGGGCCACACGGCGAAGTCCACGCGGCCATCGCCGTTTTGCATGGCGTGATAAAGACTGGGGGTATTGGAGGCAAGGTCCATCTGCAAACTGAACAAGCCTTGCAAATCACTACCGGGCTTCAAGCGGCGCGCCAGCACGCCATAATCGAACCGGTCCACGCGAATCTTGGCATCCAGTGCGATGGCGGATTCCGTTGGGCGATAGCCCATCGCCAATTTCAC
The DNA window shown above is from Betaproteobacteria bacterium and carries:
- a CDS encoding glutathione S-transferase family protein, with the protein product MIDLYLAGTANGLRASVALEEAGLPYRAHKLDLAKGEQRSVEYLKINPAGMIPSLVDSEGPDGRPLTITQSGSIVLYVAQKSGKLLPRSPAAHAQCMQWFMQAASDVAGTSGAIFQLEMRTPEKSTLITEYFKKRLLDFFAHADMNLAGKEFLAGEFSAADVMLYPNFAARKALLDAAGGYENLQRWGATLAARPAVQRGMKAAA
- a CDS encoding DMT family transporter, which produces MAPTYAPMRSSRIASRVLNLLLVNYMFSDYGRLSTALLAWYFVIVWGVGFIATKTALQYTGPYMLLSLRFSIGALLLLLIVLRSRVQWPDSPRQWFHVMVGGLLMHAINLGGSHSAQHYGLSAGITALILATQPLLTAVLSASVLSETVTRLQRAGIVLGLGGVALVVWHKIDIQAISGASLSAVTVSLVAITAGSLYQRNFTPRVDLRSASLVQLLISLLFVAPLGYWVEGGRIEWSWPFVAALGFLVVLATLLAFNALHVLMRRGQATRVTSLMYLTPIIAVVLEWLAFGVVPTTISLLGMAITCLGVGLVFWRHRA